tAAGTGCCTAATCTTCCCTGGGAGATTCATATTCGTCTTCTCCACTCTCGGATCTTCTTGCGCTCCCGAAGTCATCATCATCAGAGAGAAAAGCTTTGGCTTCGGCCTCTAGCACTTTCGCGTTCTCGATATCGATAGTAAGGTCAAAACCACGAGCATGAATTTCTTCGAGAGTCTCTCTCAGAGACTGACAATTGGCATACTCGACAACGCAGAATGATTGAACCTGAGAAGCATAAGAAATTTCCTTTGCTCGGGCATGAGTGGCTTCAGCATCAGCTCGGTAGATGGTCACGACCACCTCCACATCATCCTTTACTCTTTCTACTTGAGATGCGGCCTTCGCAAGCTCAACAGCCAACCGAACCTcgagctcctcaattttcttggctcGGGCCAAGCTCTCCTCCTTCATGCTTTGGAGTTGATGTTCGGCCGTAGATAGCTGGGCCCAAGCAATGTTTTTCTCTGAGGTAAGGCGGTCCATGTTTTGTTTCCACCCCAAGGTCTCTGCCTCCTTCATCTTGGCCTCCTCACGAAGTTGCTCGATCTTTTCGGCCTTCTGCTGAACCTGCAAGATTGAAGTGTTAGTCTTCATCTTCGGATTAATAAAACGATCTTCCAAAAAGTCGCATTACCTGCTCAATCAAGTTAGTTTGCCCTTTATGAGTTGTTACCAATTCATCTCTAAGGCCCTTGACCTCCTCTTCCTTTTGCTCAATAAGGAGTTTTAGGGCATCTCTCTCCTCCGTAAGCTTTTTGAGATCAGCCTCACACTGGTCAGGCTCTGCCCGAGATTTAGAAAACCCTTCCCGGTGAAGCGTCAAAGCCtatgaagaaagaaaggaaatcagaCAAGAACAATAAAGACAAAGATAATATTAAGGGAGCTAAGGCTTACCTGGCTCAGAAGTCGATGGGCTTCGTCAAAGATATTCGATGCATTACCCAGATCGGAAGCCTCTTCGACCCCCGTGAAGCAACCACAAAAAAGGTCTTCCCCTTCGTGGGTTGTTCCCACATCGGGGGTCCCCATGGCCTGGGCTTCCTGAATTTTTCCTTGAAAAATGAAGGGAGGTATGGTAAATCGTCAACATTTATTGCCCCAAGCGGGTTACTTGGGGTGTTCTTTTCATTTTGAAGGGCCTCAGAACTGGCCCCTTGAGGTACGTCCACGGATTGCCCATCACGGCCACCCTCCGAAGTCCCTTCGGCTCGAAGCTGAACTTCTTCGATCGTCACCGGCTCAGCAGCCTATGGGAGCTCGACGCTCCTCTTTCAAGCCACCAACTCGTAGTCAGCATATTCTTTTTTCTCTTCCTCATCTCGTAACTTCTGAACTATATCCACATGCAGGGTGGCGATATCTTTGTTCGGCCTGCGAGCTGTGCTCTTCTTAGGCTTTGGAGTATCGAAAGGCGAgaccctttttctctttttctctttcgaCTGCTTTGGAACCTCCTCTTCCCCAGGTGTAGGCAGCCTCATGATAGCATTGTCCCCCAGACCTTTATGAAAAGAAATCAAGTAAAGATAAAAAAAGAGACATTTTAGAGAAGAGCTTCAAACACATGGAAGGAaatttaccatgatttttggcctcccatcggcTCCTTGCCAAATCATGCCACGAGCGCTCGACATATGAAGAAGTCGATGCCAATTTCTGAACCTAGCCCTCGAGGTTCGGAATTGCACCAGGCACCTAAGAGACCGCTGCATCAAAGGAAGGAACATCAATaagaaaaaaagcaaaagaaacgaAATAGTAAATGGAGGTCAAGGGCGGGGTTCGTACTTACCTTCATGTTCCACTCTTCGGGGAATGGAATCTTCTCGGCTGGGATTATGTCGGAAGTCTTCACTCAGACAAACCGGCCCATCCATCCTCGATCGTTGTCCTTGTCAATGCTCGAGAATAGCACTTTGGTGGCCCGACGCTAAAGCCTTATTAATCCGCCTCGATAAAGACGGGGGCTTTACAGTCTGATGAGATGGTCGAGGGTACAAGGCATCCCCTCAACCTTGCTCACGAAGAATCGAAGCAAAATGATGAAACACCAGAAAGAAGGATGGATCTGGCCTATGGTTATTTGGTACTGTCGGCAGAAGTCGAGGATAACCGGATTGATGGGACCCAACATAAAAGGGTAAGTATAAACACTTAAAAGCCCTTCTACATAAGTAGTGATGTCCCCTTCAGGGGTCGGAATTACCACCTCCTTATTTTCCCAATGACAATCTTTTCTTATCTGCTCAAGATCGCCCTCAGTTATTGAGAATATGTATCTCGACATTGGCTCACATCGGCCAGGTACCGATGAGGGTTTCTCAACTTTAAATTCGGAAGTAAGATCGCATGACCCAGTAACACACTCTTCGATGCGTGGCTCCACCGGCGTTTTATCACCGGCCGACCGCGATGAAGAGGCTTTTTCTTTTTGAGGAACGGTTTTCGATGTTTTTGCCATTTTTACACAAGttcagaaaaagaagaagataaaacttGTTGTTTGATGAGAAGGTTGGCAAACGGGATTTGAAGAATTGAGAAACTTGAAGGGAGAAGAAGTGCTTTGAAGATTGGAAGAGATTTTGGAAGTAAAGTTTGAGAAAATTATGAAGATGATCTATTTATAATATTTGCTATGACGGTTCAAAGGCATTAGTGGTCGACCATTAACTGACACTAATTAATGATCCTGGGAACTGTGCAGACGCGACGCTTCAGTCGCCTCCAACGCTTACATCACGAGGCTGACGTCATAATTGGTCGAGGTACAAATTCGAAGGCTCAGTTTGTTTATTCTCATTACACtccaagaaacgaggggactatctgtatacggttaaGATCGGGCTCTCCCGATCTTGCTATTTAATCGTGACTAGGGGATCGCGTCGGGAGTCGGCCTCGTAATGGATCGGGCCAGAGTACGAAGGCggggtgtcaagttcaagaatcGAGGTGCCCGTCGAGATCGAGGCCAGCAGCGATCGAGACTAAGTATGACCAACTTCAAGTGAAGTACAATAACGAAAATGCAAGATATCCGTAACCGGTTGGAGATCACGGCGAAAATTccggaacagatcaaatcaagggcaaTTATTCGTACCAATGGAATTTACTTCCATAATAGAATTGTACCATATCTAGGATTTTTCTGCTATATAAGGAGGGCTCTAATCATTTTGTAACCTACTTACATTCACACAGATAAAAGGAATATCATATTCTCTCTTTAATTCACGTCCTCTTGTTCATCAGTTTGCTGCTTTTTAACTGTTCTAGCTTTACTAGCCCGAGGGTATTCCAACTCGAGGGCTTTGTTTAAACACTGGTTCGCTTTACATTATTGTCAATTTCCACTACTTATCTTCACGTTTCTCAATTAATATTAAGTGAAATCACGTATTCTTAAAActacattataagtttaattgttactcaatttttagggtaaacaatctAATTGTATCATGTCTGGGAATAACTAGAAAAAGACAATTACTATTGTTCTTTTGAGCTCTTACACGGAGTGATCTCTTGCTAATTTTTATTTGTACTAATTTCAATGAGCAAATGTTGATAATAAGAAATTGTGTTAACGGGAATATTATTCGCTGGAAAATAAATAGTTAATAATTACATACTTAGTAAAGAGATTTAGGGACATCGATTTAAAAGTTCTACAATATGTTTTGTTTAATTAAATTTGGAATAGAAAATACCAGACGTAAAATAAGTGATTAAGGGGTTAAATTTGTAGCAGTTCTTTTTATATTACTAGTTTCTCGGCGCgtgtgcgttgcacgtgtatgcCGAGTCATGTAGTACATGCTTTTTAAAATAACTAGTTTTTACGAACGTGCATTGCACGTTAATACCATGTTAATTATTGCAAACTTATATAGAAGAATAAAGATTGTTGTAAAACTTAAATGGGCATTACTATTTTAATGATTTTTTGAATTAAAAGACATGTTGCAAAGCATTAGAAAGAATAGTTAGATAGTAACCTAAAGAAAATTTGCATATTAACCAACCACTAAATTATAAAAAGTTTTTGTTCTTAAAATCGTTGCAAAATTCCAAATTTTTAGATACTTCTccataattttaaaacaaaaacacaaacaaaaaatATTGTTACCAGAATTAccatataaaaaattacaaacatATTTCGAGCATCGTGGGATTTACCAATAATTATCTTCTATGAGACACTTTTTAGTAGGCCCTAGGCCTTAGTAATTAAATAAAAAAGGATTCTTCCTTCTTAATACTTCAAAAAGGATTCCATCAATAATTCACATATCAAAGGAACACCGAACACGTATACGTTTGTTTCATCTATATACCCGTACACGTATACGTTATTTCTATTCAAATTGAAACATATTTAGTAAAGAGTTTTCTTTGcaaacacaaaatatatgtaaaaTGTGAAAGAGTCGTTCAACATTTCATATTggttctttattttattttattgttctATAGATTAATATATAGATTATGTATAAGCACCAAAATGCAGaatttttaacttttaatttGCATAATCAATTCACGGTAGCCCAGGACTCTCATATGGATCCATTGATTCTTGGCTTCCTTCCCTTTACATGAAAATTATCAAAAGGAGACGTGCTTATATTGAGGAGAAGTCCTAGAGTACTCACTTGGGAAACTATTCTTCCAAAGTATGAGAATCATTAACTAACTTGatgattaattttagttaatcTTAAAGTCCTAAAATGTTAGGTAAAAATAAGATTCACAATGCTACGATTTTATCTATTATGGGTTTAGCTATAAGAAACTACCAATTTTTTTAATTGAATGCATGCATAATTCTATAAAAATGTTATACCAGTATCTctaagttcttttttttttccctaAACTTTGTGGGTGAACATTTATCCAATAACTATAATTTTTAATCAACTTGTCTATGATCAAAATCACAGAGTTCCTAATGAGTAATATTAATCAACTATGGCGTAAAGAATTAGGAGCTCAAGGTAAGAAGAACAAACGAATTGCCCTCATATTTCTTTTGTTATCCTAAACATGTTGTTGCATATTAATGTCGGTGATTTAATTGATCCAACAAGAGACTAAATATATATTTCGAAACATATTTTAGTCCAATtctaattaaagaaaacaagaacTAACTAATGTACGCAATCTCAAAAAGTGCCGTCGAATGGTTGGCAATTAAGAAATCTGCCGGTTTATTACAACCACATATCCTCAAATAAAAGCAACACATGAATATAAAGTTATTACCTATATTCCATATTATTAGTGGTAACGATTTTTAAAGTATGTAATCTAGTTTTAGCAACAATAGGTCTTCCAGATAGTCGATACCTATCAATTAGTACCATTGTGGGATATTAGAAAAGAGGTTCGAGGAAGGATGATTTATGAGAACAGTTTCAGCCACAAGTGTTTCATTATTTTAAATTAGCGTGAAACTCAGATTGAACGTCAACTCTCTTCCTCTCTGCTATTTATTTTTAGTTCACCAAACATCTATTGTTTACTAAATATGATGGTAAATTCTAAGAAACTTTCACTACGATAGAATGGAAAAGAAACATCAGAAATTTGACATGCACCTTTCACCAAACCTTGATTATTATTCGATTTTTTCTCAGTATTTAATTTATTGTTGGGAAATATTAACTTCCCTAAAGATTACtcaacttttaaaaaataagaatattGTACAAATATATTGACGTATTTTCTATTTGTCGATTGAGAATTGAGATGCACACAtgattaagaaaataaattaccTTGAACAGAATTGATATTCCATATATGCAGCAATATTCGTTGATACAAAACATATAATTAAATAATGCAATAATTGAATTAGTCTAAAGATATTACAGTTGAATCAACTATGCAACACGAAGACCAAAATCTCAACAAATAAGTCTCGTTACCTCAAATTAGAGCACAAAAAGCACCACATGTTCGTTATTTTACGAACTTATATTTATGAAGAGAAGACCCTACCCAGAACTGCAACAAGACCCTAGCCACCTGAAAGCACAGTTGTCATTGACAATTTtgcaaataagaaaataaaaatatcaagaaggAAAGACATACTTTATTACATAAATTACCTGTAGAAGAATGATATTTCATATATATATGTGCGAGGCAACATAATCCTATATATAAtgtgtagtattatgtcctaaaactaataggattacaagGCTAATGTCTAGAATTCCGATTATGTCATTTTATTGTGAATTATTATACTTAATATtgaaaggttatttttgtaaaccagTATTTTATTCacgcttttataataatatagatagataataatattactaaaataaagttttaaataaatatttttacataaaaaataaaatataattttctatgAACGTTCAATTTGTATCGACATATGGTGACTCTTGTCGAGGTCAAAATAAGTAGTTATCCTTTAAACCTACAAAGAAGAATAATCAAAATTTAATTAGATATATATGATCCTTTTGTTTACTTAATTTGATTTTATAAAGTACAAGCATATAAAGAAGCGTATCTCATCTAATTCTTCCATATAGACAATTTTCCTGGTGTATGTTCCTTCCATATGTTTCATTTGTTCAGACATACTTGCCATGGTTGTAGCATCTATTTGAAAATGTATGTCATATCTAAAGTGAGTTGTACGGCCTCATGAGAAATATTGTAACCACTACATAGATGTAGATTATACCTTTTAACTTTGCAATCTactaataattattttaatttaaggCATCAAAAAGTATAACACCGATAAGTCGTTCTTTATTACTAACTTCAAACTTTAAGAAATATTTAAAACATTGTAGacaaagggtgtgtttggtataacggaaaatatttttttttcttgaaaaataagtagtaatcttattcattttccggtgtttggtacgcaaattaaggaaaataagttctcaagagtattcataaataatttggatacaataaacatgaagctataaactttcgaaccaacaaccttccgaacccacaaattgcATAAACTTCTCaaccgctaaactttcgaaaTCGCGaactttcgaacccgtaaactttataatttctaaacctgTAAACTTCCAAATACATAAACCTCCAAacttggaacttgtaaaatttcgaacctgtaaactaaaagatgaaaaaattaaaactaaaaatatattaaaaaatatatttttttccccgagagggggggggagggaggggggaggggaaggaaaagaaacaaaaaatagaaatttaaaaattacaaaaaaaagtaaaaaaaaaaaaaaggcagttGGGTGGGgaggtgcagaaaaacgaaaaatagaaatttgaaattacGAAAAAAAATTGGGGAAGGGGGGGAGGGGAGGGGTTGGCGACggagaaaaattaaaatttaaaaaaaagccTTTCGGAGAGAGGGAGTTGGGTGGGTAGGCGTGGGGTGGGTGAGTGTGGGGGTGTGAAGTGGTGAGGGTGAGGAAGATTGAGAAggaattttggaaaatattttcccttctcttgataaggaaaacattttcctccaattgaagGAAAATAGGTTCATAAGAAAAATgtttttcaaaacatttaagccaaccaaacataaAAGAGGAAAATGTAATAACTCTTTTATTCCATGAAACATGAAAAGAATTTTTCAATGAACCTTACCTCCCTTTATAATCAACATTTTATATGTTAGAATTGCCACAAGTGCACTATTATCATGAATAACATCCACTCtcttttgtagtacccttttTGCAAGAAGCATACGATGAACTTGTAATGTCCGTCATCTTCACAATGCACTTATAATATGCATGCTATATGACTTCAACCAATATATTAGATTATATACGTATACACATAACTAAAAAAGCATGTATATTATGAAAATATTTGTAAGAAGTTAATTATATGTGCATCTACAGGAAGACACCCATAATATCGGTTGTCTTTACTTCTTGGGCATTTTCACAAGCTTACTCAGTATTAGTGCACTTGTGTTTCCTGCCTTCATGGTATCACACACGCATGGCGAAGCTATACTATGAtaagggtggtcaattgaccaccGCTCTTCGTcgaaaattacactgtatatataggtaaaatattagattttagaggtatataacatatattgaatatCCTTTGacagagatttttttttttacttctttcaagtttgaacaccctagAAAAATTCCTGGCTTCGCCACCACATGTATTTTACTTTATGTTAAAAATatatcatctttttttttttataaaaaaaatagtggTGAAAAAAATATTGACTTAATATATCAATTTTACAATTAGATAATGTACAGTTATTTAAGGAAATAATAAGTTCGTTTCCCCTGGAGCAACTAGGGAAATCATTAGAAAATGTGCACCAACTCTGGATTTGACAGCAACAAATTTAAAAGTTGCACGAGCTTCGCAAGTCATGACATTTAATTAAATAGTATTATCATAACTAAAATTCTGCTATACCTAAAAAAATATAAGTTATAAGTCAACCGCACCTTCACccaaaacaaaaataaacaaaaaaaaaaaaaatcataggaGGACATTTTCTTAGATGAAGAATGCCATAAAGTGGACAACTTTATAAACCACCATTAGCCATTAGGTTATGTATATACACACATACAAACCTATACATACATGTTTATTACAAATGGACATACTCCCTTGGCTTATTAAAAGGCAATTATGAAAGTTTAATAGAATGAATACAAGAACTGATGCAACGGTCTACCTTGTTTTCCAAGCTTTGATTGTTTCTTTCATTCTACTTAAAAAATAATTCATAATGCCTTtctaaaattttaaatttaatataATTCATCCCCACATCTAAAGTTTGTATGCACAGAGATATGCACAAACGAATTCAGATCCTAAGCACCTAATAAAAGAACAAAACCTGCATACATTCTATACTAATACTTGTTAACGAGCATAAATTCAGAAGCTCACGTAACCGATAGAATAAagaatataaaatttatattgatAATCTAAAAAATAACTATGTAAAATGTTCGAGAGTAGAGCAAATCCTAATAACttaattcaaagaaaaattgattTCAAAGAATGGTAAAAGTACAATAGAGAATTGATAATAGTATTCATAATATATACCTTTTGCAAAGTTTAGTAAATTGTGTGACGTACAACCTATGTTGTGCAAATTTCGTTAAGGGATAACTGTCTCACGTAAAAAGGTTATATTCTCCATAGACTATTAACACGACACGAGAGTAACCATATACTCGAAAAATAAAAGGAACACATACTCATTTAAGACACAAATTCGACAAGCACATAAATTATCAGTTGAAAGATCTAACACCTATTAATTTGTTTGCAGTTaatcaaaataaatattaaattatcATAGAATGAATCAAAGGAAGAATAACAATATCCCCTAAATTGAAACATCTTCCTAAAAAAATGGAGAAATAATAATTAGTAACCTCTACACATTGCCTTATTTCAGAAATTTGTAGCAGCGATCGAAGAGGataggaattaaaaaaaatacaatatgATATCATGTTGATGATATTTTTTTCGCTCACGATAAATGaaaaaaactgatcccaaaaacCACTCACCACTTTTCAACTACAACTCCTACCAACAAACCCCAAAAGATAATATTTTTGATGGATATAAATTATTCATGTAATTTCATATGTAAAAAATAAgtttttaaataaaatatgaaTAATAATATCCTATCTTTGCATATTTTCTAATAATTCTTGCgggaagaagaaaatatgaaaaagaaggaaagaggcTAAAAGACAAGAGAATGCAGCAATGCCACAATTGCACACATCATCTTCATATTCGCAAATGTGGAATATACATGTGGGCTTATGAAAAGAGACAGTTAGAGATGAAAAAGAGCTATAGATGCATATGTAAAATCTATATACGCAAATGTCACATTTGCAAGTCTAACTCACGAAGTCATGAATGGaagcaaaagaatcatagatgcATGCGTGAAATCTATATTTGCAAAGGTCACATTCGCATACGTGGACCCCACATTTGCAAGACTAACTCATGAAGTCAAGAGTGAAGCACAGGTGTCATAGTTGCATATATAGAATCTACGTACACAAAGGTCACTTCGCCTACATGGATTTCACATTTGCAAAAGTGGAAACATGACAAAAGCTAATCATCTTTTCCTATAAATAGCAAGCTCTAATTGTATAAGGATATCCAATCTTTGTAAGACAAGAATTAGTCTTCGTCTTCTTTTCTTGTAGTAAAAATATTTCTAGTTTTCTAAATATCTTATTTAGCTTTTATTACTCCGTAATTACTaatagttgatgaagcttgatGTATTTTATAATACTATCTCAgtttttatatatttttggcTTGAATCTTTTTATTTACATTTCATACTGTGCTGAAATGATGGTTTTTAATTACTCTATTATGACGTCCATATATTTTATCTCTAAGTTATTCATATATTAATTTTGTAACTCTCGCGGAgtaaaattaatatataataactgATGAATAAAATAGTAGAGTGAAAGTAATTTTTTAGTAAACTATTATTTCAAGTCAGTAATCTTGCTTGCCTCAGTTTTAGTTCTCACGGAGGAATTGTTGTAGGCAAGATTATTGATCCTTACtaaaaatattctcacgaagtttttactttattttagcaCAATTCAAGCAAGAAAAATATTTCGGTTTAAACGTCACTAGTCTTAAGTTGATTAATTAACATAATTCTCACGGAGTGTTGTTAGTTGGTTATTTCTTTGTGAgcaaatataattgtattagaaataagcaattattctttatagaaataaatgtagaaattgagattttattataGCAATATTATCAAGTGAATCTAATGATTCCCAACtcttttttaaaattatagatCTTCCAAaagttatttgttttgtttaagtaatTAACAAATTTTAAACCTCACTCACTTTTCATCAAGTTAattgataaatgatgaaaagtgCATATTTTTGAGTATATTTGCTTATTAATTCTTGTATGAGTCGCGGGAGATTACATGGTTTTTGAAGTGAAATATACTCATTTATGTGTTTCTTATGTGTAGGAATGAGCTTGGATGATAAatgatcaaaagatgacaattcgacacaaaaagaagaaaataaaggatTGGGAGCTCGTCTATTCTTGTGTGTGACACGAAGTCAGACGCGAAAAAGGAGAAAAGTTAAGGCACAAAACAGCGAAGCGAAGCAAAGGCACGGTGCGCTTTGCGAAATGAAAGAATCTCAAAAGCTGGATCCGCGTCAAAGTCCGCGTCTAGACGCGAAGGCAAACGCGGATCCGCGTCAAAGTCCGCATTTAGACGCGAAGGCAGACGCGGATTCCAGCTCTCCCATCCGAAGTTGGATTGAAGAATTCCGCCCCTCATCAACCCTAGGTCATATAAATACATCCTAAAACACCACTTTGAGGGAGAAGACACTACTTTAGAGTTAGACAACacctttggaggcaagaacacgcTAGGAGCAAGGAGGAAGATTCAACCACGAATTTTTCcccttcttcttcctatttttattGTTGGTTATAAATTTGAGTATTTTGTTTTCAGATACTTTTATGAATagttaatttgttatctagggttttgatggaaccttttggcGGATGAATTCTtgctatatttttatataattgagccgttggatttctctacttgtttagCTACGTGTTTGTTGTTGATTGACTGaccatcaattgactgtgccttTTTAGTGTGTACTGCTcgagagagagtacatatttaggtagttgtttaacaacatcactcctaacgtatgtgagagatcaatatggagggtttaaaggcgggattagaaataacgaaaccttggtgcgatcgtAGTGAGCGGTGAATTAGTGCCAGCTagtgtagttcgagagaatacatctagtaaattgtggtagttgctcgagagagaattacaacaaccaaagtactcacgatcggtagagaatacttaggcgaaagcATAGAAGACAAGCGAGAAGTATTCTAACAATTGGGGAAACCaaaactctagacctccttaatcttgtctccaatccttatccttgttaattgATAATTTTACCACTTCCTaatatttgctagttaattagttagaaatataaagctcaatctttataatttagaaaattgttcaaacttgtttttttagtgatattaaacagctataactaagccttagttctctgtgggattcgactacGGACTTTTagaccagattatatttgcagcgaccgcttattctttttaggactagagttgggcgtgatcattgattctctcaaatagtagtcaaaatattacaagtttgtaGCATAGATTATCAAGTCTTTGTGGGACGATATTTTAAACTATATTAGAATTTGACAGAGTATGAGTAGGAAATTCCAAATACATATTGGCCTCGTCAATtttcataagaaaaataaaaagttgaTGAACTTACAAGGTATATCGAACAAATTAATTTTTGGTTCTTCACTCAAATAACATCAATTAAAGGATCTGAAGGAGAGGATATACACGAAGACGAAGGAACATGTATACTAGATCCTTATAACGAATGGTTGTGACTGTTGGCATTAGTgtgtttttttataaaataagtaGAATATTTTGAAGGATATTTTTATAATTCAATTTTAGGTTAAGGAGATTTTCACTTTTAATATAATACTAGTTTTCTAACACATGCGTTGCACGTGGATTCTAAATTATTTAAAACTTAATATTTTGGAAAGCCACAgcaatattatttaaaaatataaactatttaaattataaaaataaaataatatacaccaaatcaacaaaaataaagataattTTATGAGTACATATGGATAAGATATTGAAGACCATATCAACTATTATGAAAGACAAAAAAATCACTCAAGTACCCGTGAGTGAGGTCTATTTGGGTCATATTGTGGTATGCTCTTTAATTtaccaaaacaaataaaggagcAAACAATGAACGAAAGAAAGTGAAAATAATGATAACGTATTAATGCAAATTTAATTTCATATAAACACAAATGCATCAAATTAATAGCATTAACTCATGAACAAAAAATATTCAATCTTAATCTTTTGGAGAGAGTATTATATTATTCAaattaaataacataaaaatgtTAAATTGAAAAAGGTATCCAAAAAATTTAA
This sequence is a window from Nicotiana sylvestris chromosome 3, ASM39365v2, whole genome shotgun sequence. Protein-coding genes within it:
- the LOC138887309 gene encoding uncharacterized protein, whose protein sequence is MGTPDVGTTHEGEDLFCGCFTGVEEASDLGNASNIFDEAHRLLSQALTLHREGFSKSRAEPDQCEADLKKLTEERDALKLLIEQKEEEVKGLRDELVTTHKGQTNLIEQVQQKAEKIEQLREEAKMKEAETLGWKQNMDRLTSEKNIAWAQLSTAEHQLQSMKEESLARAKKIEELEVRLAVELAKAASQVERVKDDVEVVVTIYRADAEATHARAKEISYASQVQSFCVVEYANCQSLRETLEEIHARGFDLTIDIENAKVLEAEAKAFLSDDDDFGSARRSESGEDEYESPRED